From the Pyrenophora tritici-repentis strain M4 chromosome 5, whole genome shotgun sequence genome, the window ACGTCTGTCCACTGTTATGACCTCACTGGCGGAAATTCATGGACCGACTTTTATCAGGTCGCGGAAGATTGACCGATGCTTCAAATACGTGCGATTGCCCCTCAACAACTTGCCCCTCCATTGATTTGCAACTTCGCAACTTTTTCTCCCTACACGCTTTACACGTCAATTTCATAGCAAGATGCCTTACCCAGAGACGACTGACGCGTTTGCCGTCACTGACATCAAGAACTGGAGCACCTTCAAGCGCCAGGAGGTAAGTCGAGTGCACAATCACCCCACTATTGATCCTTGCTAACAATCCTCCAGCTACCCCTCAAGAAGTTTGAGGAATACGATGTCGACATCGCCATTGACGCCTGCGGTGTTTGCGCTTCAGATGTTCACACCATCACTGGTGGATGGGGAGACTCAATCCCTCTTCCCCTCTGTGTAGGACACGAGGTCATTGGCAAGGTCGTCAAGGTTGGCGACAAGGTTACTCGGGTCAAGGTTGGCGACCGTGCTGGTATTGGTGCCCAGATTGGCGCCGACCTGACTTGCGAGCAATGCAAGAACGACAACGAGAACTACTGCCCCAACCAGGTCGACACATACGGTGCTAAGCACAGCTGTGGCACCGTTGCTCAGGGTGGATATTCTAGTCATATTCGAGGACATGAATACTTTGTCTTCAAGATCCCAGACAACCTGGATACTGCGCTTGCGGCGCCTATGCTGTGCGCTGGGCTTACCACATACTCTCCATTGAAGAGGTTAGGAGCTGGCCCAGGAAAGAAGGTCGGCATTATCGGACTGTAAGTACCTTATCCCGTAAAGGTATTCACGGTTGTTGGGTGCAAGAACTGACAAAACTGCAGTGGAGGTCTTGGCCACTTCGGTGTCCTTTGGTCAGTTGCCATGGGTGCCGACACATACGTCATCTCGCACTCTCCTAACAAGAAGGAGGATGCCCTCAAGATGGGTGCCAAAGACTTCATCGTTACCAAGGAGAAGGGTTGGGCGGAGCCATGGAAGTTCCAGTTTGACTTTGTCATCAACACGGCCGATGCTACGGACAAGTTCGACTTGGCAGAGTACTTCTCTATCCTAAAGGTCAACGGAACCTTCCACATGGTCGGCTTCCCCGACAACCCGCTCCCCGCCATGCCCGCTCAAATCTTTGCGCCCAACGGTTGCTCCATGGGTGCGTCGCACATTGGCAACAGGCCAGAGATGGAGGAGATGTTTGAGCTTGCATCAAAACAGAACATCAAGAGCTGGGTACAGGAGATCCAGCTCGGCGAAGAGGGCTGCAAGGAGGCGGTTGAGCGCGTGTACAAGAACGACAACGTCAAGTACAGGCTGACACTCACCGGCTACGACAAGGTCTTTGGAAAGAGGGCTTAGATAGCTACAATTGCAAGGATTATGCCTCTTTTAGATACCACTAGATAATCTCAAATATAATGAACTTTTGAATGAATATTTGTCCAAGTTGAATGCCGTCATTTTCGCTTCCCCACGACGCGCCTACCCCACCAAATTTGGGCGCGTCGCGCACCTGCCGATTCGATTCCTTGCGCTTCACACTTGTTTTTCCCACAACAGACTTCAGCCATCATCTTTTCAACTTTTCAATATACACAAAGACACACAATGCCATCCATACCAATTCATTTGCCCTCCCGTGCCATGGCACCCTCGCGCGCTGAAAACCCTCTCCCCGAGCTTCTTCACACACCCTCCGGTCTCGCCCTACTAGAAATTCAAGGCACAATCCACTTCCCAACCCCCGCACCCTCTACTACTTCGACACAAATCGGAAAGCTGGTTTTCCCGTACTACAATCCCGACATCAACGATCCCAGCGACACAAAATGGATGAAGCGTGTGTACATGTACGTTGGCAAGGGACAGAGGATGACTGGCGAGTGCAAGAAGCTGGTCAATCCAATTGGCGTTATGCGAAAGAGGGAAAGGAAAGATGGTGGAGACGTTGAGATGGGCGGTTTGGAGGACGATGATAAGGAAAAGAGAAACAATGGTGGCGAGGAAGAGCTGGAGATTGTGGAGGTTGTGAGGTACAAGATTATATTTTCTTCGAGACCAGAACCTATTAGTGGGGTTGCTGGGGCCGAATGAGGCGGGAAAATGTCGCTCAATCCACCATACTAGGTGGCAATGGCCATGGAACAGACGGCGTAAGGACATTATCCCGCACACCAAATGTCCCACCCACCGAGATCAGCAAGCAGCCATTGTGCCTCCTGCAAACCATACAACATATAAAAAGGATGGCGGTATCAGGGAAAGAAGCCCCTGGCAAGCTGTAGCATGATACGATACGCGCTGTACCCGGGCTTTTTTGAGGCTCGGTGGCAATGAGTCTCATCCTTGGCTACTACGACAAACTATTACTTGGCCAGTCAAGCCTCAGAACTAGCGATCAAGCAATATATTGTTGCCAAATGGAGATCGCTGTCTCGGCCCCGGTCCCGGGTTATGGCGCTCGCTTGCAGGCATAGGGTACTTTATCCACTTTACACGGCCAACGGTCCGACAATCATGGATATGAACACTATATCCAGAATCACATGGTTCATGTTCTGGAAGCTAGATCGAAAAGTATATCATGTCGCTTTTGTATGCTTGCACATTGTCCACTTCACGCGAGAAACTTGCTAGAACTTCCTCCATCTGAAGCACAAGCAAATCTTGACCGCAAGATGCGTCCCTCAACGACTGGTCTACTAGCATTGCTAGCCGGTACCACTTCAGCTGTTGTAGGAAATTGGCAACAATGTATGCACGTCACAGATTTTTATATAAGCATTTTCTAACGGGGGTCAAGGCGGCGGCATGAGCTGGTCTGGCGACACAGTATGTGGCTCAGGTGCTGGCTGCGTCAAGATCAAGTAAGGAAAACGAACTCCAAGGCCATTATCTGAAGCACTGCTGACAGTATTCAGTGACTATTACTCGCAGTGCCAGCCCGGCGCTGCTCCTGCACCTGTTCCCTCGTCTTCTGCTGCTCCTTCTCCAACACCGGAGCCATCCCAAGTGACTCCTGGAACGCCAACTGCAAGTAACGCTCCATCAGGAACGGGACCAGGCAAGACACTTCAAAGCGGCTACTACTGGGTGCGCGCTGTTGCGGCTCCCAATTTCCACAAATACATCCAAACCAACCCACTCTACTCGACCGGCCCAGCCCTCCTAGGAGACTACACAACAGCCGGCCAATTTCAAGTCGTAGATGGTCAGCTCGTTGAATTAGTATCTGCCCCAGGCGCTCCAGTCAAACTTCTCTACGCCAATGTTTCAGAGGAACGATCTATCAACGGCATGTCTCTCGCGGTCAGCTTTTCAGAGAGTAAGAACACATACGGAACGTTTGCTTGGGGTGGTGACGATCTCCAATGGTCGGTTGCGGGCGTGAATCGGCCAAACAAAAGCGCATGGTATGTGTGTACAGGCCAGAAGATGTACATCAACTTGGGCAACTATCTGTACCAAACGCCGAGTGGATGTGCCGATCAAACGATACATTACTACAACGACAAGACGGCCAACGATTAGATGAGAATAGATGGTTTGAAGGCTCTTGACGTCATGAAGATTAATAGACGGTGTATATATCATTCTTCTTAATTCTGTCTCAATTCGACCATATTTTATGGTGCTGCGGGCAGGTGAGCCTCGTAGGCAGACATCTATCCTTCACCCTCACTAGGACTAGCTTCTGTTAGTGTCGCGCTAGTTCGTCATTGATCGATGCCGTCGCTCTTTCCCAGATTTAAACAGAGACACCACATAATTGGTAGGTGCATTGCCTGCTGTTGCCTGTCCAGCCTTGTCACTCGAAAGAAAGCTGTGTGACGCGCGGGGGTGGCGTAGCTTAACTTACCATATATATCAACCACCATCTCTCAACTATCGTCTTTTCCAACTACAGTCTTCTCCACAAATCTTGAAACCGACACCGTCAGTGAAATTTACCACACGCTCTACCTACCGCGCGCCGAGCTTCATGCTATGCAGTCCTCAGCCTTGCCTGGCGAGTCCACTCCACCCATACTCCGCCTAGCAACAGAATTGCACCTGAACATAGCAGCCCAGCTCATGGACCCAGAAGAAGGAGGCAATTTCGCTGCACGGTACCTGCGCCTCACAAATCGGCACTTCCACAATATCGTTGAGAAAGCTACCCACGACGAGCTCCTTGTTGTCGAGAAAACTGCATGGGCAAAAGATCGCTATTTATATGCTTGCAAGTTCTGCACCAGATTGCGACATGCATCCAATTTTGCCGATACGATGCTCAAAGGCAAGACTGGACGGAATGGCTCCCAGACCTACAGACGCTTCTGTGCTGACTGTGGCTTCGCAACACCACGAGGGCAACCGGGATATATACCTGGAACGGAAGCAATGGTTGAAGCCGAAAGATGATTATGGTGCAAATTCTGTAAAATTGTGAAGAAAGGAAGCGAGGCTCGCAAGGGTATGCGCCATGATACGTGCGAGGTATGCTACACGAGATGGTATAGGGAATCCTTGCGTGCGTTCGGTCTCGACACTTCTACTACTCCATACCAAACTTGGAGTTCCGAGGATAAACTCTCGAACGGCGGTGAGAGCTATAGCTCTTTGGATTAACATACAGAACTGTTACGAAGAAGACGGTTTTTGGGCATAATTGATACAGAAAGGCCGTAGGAAAGTGAGCGCAAATGTACATGAAGTTTCAGGACGCCATTTTTTAATATCAAAAACACTTCTTCTACTTTCTAAACTGCAAATTGGACAGGACTCACAAGGCTTTTGTCATGTGTTGAACTAACAGCCAGCATTGCGATCGCctagagaaagaaggagCAGTAGTGACTGTACTTTGATAAGGTTCCCGCTGCCCGCTCCGTCTACGCACCTCTTACGTCCAGCTACCCAACCTAACAGGTAATCTTGAACGAGTTCTTAGGCGAGAAGTTCTCACACTGCGCATTCTGATGCACTTCTGGCGTCCCCGTGCAATCGAGAGACTCGTACAGGTTCACTGCACACACGCGTCCCATTAGCCTCTCCTCAACGCCTCTGCTAGTGATTCAACTAAATGAATACTCATAAATATACCTTTGCAAGAAGGATTCGTGGCACCATAGACAGTCAGGCTGGCGTCACCGTTCCACATGCGGACGCACTGGTTTGGTGGTAGCCCGGTGCGCGCCTCGATAGAGCAGCCTACAGCTTGGCTGCAGTCAGGGCAAGAGGATGTAGTGAAGCTGACGGTGTCGTAGGTGTATGCTGTTGCAGCGAAAGCGAGAAGGGAGAGGAAGGTGGCGGTGGTTGGAAACTGCATTTTGGAAGGCTGGGCTGGGGGTTATGTGTAAGTGAGGTGGGTTATATGAGGGATGAAGGGGTGAAGTTGGTGTCAATGCTGGCCATCCTGCAGCCTTTATACATCTTTTGTGTTAGAAGTGGTAAGTTTCTCCCACAGCTCGAACGCTGATGATGATGTAAACAATTGTGTTGGAGGCGTGATGGCTTCGGGGCATTGCTGACATGGCAAATTGCCTTTGTCCAATGAAGCTCAAACGCCCAACTTCATGGCTGGTGGAATTTTGCGCATAATACAGCTAGATTAGGAGTGTGTGGTATAGGAGAGAAGATTCTGCTGAAAAATGTGATATTGAAAGGTTTCACAGGCGTTGGAATTACCGCGGAGTAATCGTGTCAGCGTAAGCCGTGGTCGCGTTTACTAAACTGGTATTAGGCCACTCGGGGATATGATTGGAAGAAGTCAACGCCTAAGGACTTGGAGAAGAAGGGACCGAATACAGAGATGATGAGAATGAGTTTGATGACGTAAACAAACGCCTTACTTTGGTAGATGGGCCTATCATTACTCTTCCACTTGACACCGCGCCGTGTAGCCGAGGAGGTAAGTCATCGAAAATTGTTGACTGTGAGATGTGAGGTCATGAGGGAAATAATTGAATTGGTATGATGAGGTGGTTGTTGAAAGACACAGATGAGGTTGTATTGATTCGTGAGGTTCCAGTGATCCGCGATTGCCATGTCATGTGTTCTCAAACCCCCAAGCCCTGTAGTCATCTATCATGTAATCCCCAATCTAATAAAACACCTAATCGCACAAAGCATCTCTGCGTCCGTGATCACTCAGACCCTGCCACACAACACTCCAACAACAGTACTGGGAGTGTTGCAAACCGGCTGAAGAGGCCAGTCACACCCATACACTGGGTGCTTACCCCATTGACCAGGCTTACAGTCCACAAATGGGCAGCTACGGCCGGAAGTTCCCAGATAACGCTCGACTTTCTGGAAGGGCGCACCGTTTTCCGCACTGAGATCGTACCACAGGCGACCATCATGGCCGTCCATAGAGTACTCGAATTGGTAGACCTTAAGATCGCCGGCATTGTGAGCGACCTTGACTGTGAGTTGTATGTTAGTATGATTCCCAGAGGATGGGTGGGCATACGTACGGACGTGACCACATTGGTCGCACTTGGCAGGAAAGGGAGATAGGTAGGTACCTCCCGGCTGAACTTCGACCATGTGGGTTTCTCCGGCGTGGTCGCACTTGGCGCCAGGACGATCTGGGTTGGAGGTAGTTGCCGCGATTGCTAAGCGAACCCAGACGGGGAATGAGCACTTGTTCACGATTTGACCGTGAACTTCTGTGGCATCGGCTACGCTGGGGATTGAAACAGATGCCATTGGTGAGCCAGGATTGACAGTAGAGAGGTTGATATTGTCCTGTGTAAAGACGTGGGTCCAGTCTTTGGACAGACCATCATCATTGGGGGACGTTGGAGCGGCATTAGCGAGGAAGCCGCAGAGGCCTGTGATCAGAATCAGGAAATTTTTATCGATGACAGTGATAACTAAACTTACCGAGGAAGAGGATGTTGAGGAACTGCATCTTCGTGGTGTTCTCAAAGCCTAAGTGCGTCTAAGAGAATGTAAAAAGTGATTGATGTAGAAAATAAGTAGCAGGGAAGGAGCAGTAGCTTATTCATCAACGAGTCTGCGCTAACAAGAGCAGCCTACCATTTTAATTCCGAAGTAATGAGCACAATGTCACGCAATTGCTGAGAAGAACGAAGTGAGAGATAAATGGAAAGGGACAAAGTGCACGGCGGGCCGTCAGGGCTCGGTCAGGGGACCGCAAAATGTTTGCATGACAACAGAATAAGATGAAATAACAGCAGTTCGTGAGTACCTACCGATTACGGTAACATCAAGGGCCTACTTTCCGGATATCGGGAATGTCATCGCCGTATGTGAGGAAATGGGAATTGATTGTGGTGTAAGCTGAGTACTCATTGAAGCAAGTAATTGCTCAGCCCCATCAATCAGGCTAGGTCATTTTCCGTGAAGGCGAGGGATATCAAATTGTGTATGCGCCTAGCGAACAGAGGGTCCTATAAGATTCTGTTCCGAGAGGCCAACGTGATCTCCTTCATACCGATAAGGGCAGTGCTCAACTGCCTATACGCACTCCCTTACAACATGGTTTTGGCCGCATGCCATCCTGCAGCCCAATGCCAGAGCCTCGCATCAACGCTCTTCCCCTCTTGATCGTACTTGATAAGGCGTTCATACAACTCATCGATCGGCACCACAACCTTTTCGATGAACTCGCCATCATCCAACGCTTGCTCCGGCTCTTTGTCCCCCTCCTTTAGGTTCACCTCCACCATCGCCAACTGCATGTTTGCCGTGCTCATACCAGGATCAGACACGATAGTCGGGCTAATGAAGGCTAGCTTGCCCTTGTACCCGGTCTCTTCGTGCAACTCTCGTAGGCTGGCCTCGCTGGGTGACTCCTTCTCATCGACTAGACCGGCGGGGAGCTCTACACAGACGGCGTTCACCGGTGGGCGATACTGTAGTATGACGATAGTCGAGGCTGGACGTGAAGGATGGCGGATGATGGTGCTGATAGCTACCGCGTCCACACCTGCCTTGCCTCGAGTTTTGCGCGCGGCAGCTTCCCATACACGGTCCTTGCCCGTCTGATCTTGCCACGAGATCTTCTGGAACTCGATCCACTTTGCCTCGGTAGCTGGGAGGTCTTCAACCTTGACAATTTTTGGTTCTTGCGGCATGTTGTAGGCTGCACGGAGCTGATTGCGAGCGTGGAAGCTGCGCAGTTGAAAGCTATCGCGAGAAAACAAGCTTCGTATTCGAATCGGGCTACGAGCACTATGCTTTTTTGCGCTCGGAAGTTTTGTGAGGAGGTTGACTGGGCGTCTGTACATTGACGAAATGGTTGGAAGTTGTAAACAGTCCAGACACAAGCAGGTGCTGACGTAGTTGACTCGGAGCTAACGCGTGGTAACCCCGCCTCGCGCTTTCACGAGTTCACGTGAAGGTCTCCCACCAACATGATAATATGGATGACATTATTTCTGGTCTTATATTTCTTAGATACTTAGTGTACAGAAATGTATCGCCTCGATATCATTGCCATCATTCATATCCCACCCCTCTCTCAACCCTTCGTCCTTATATCCGTCAACTTCACCAACAACGGACTCTTCTCCCAAGTATTAAACGCCTTGAGCCCCTCAAAATCATTTCTCGGGTCCCAAAGCTTCCCACCCTCCTCCGTAAATTCAACATCAAAATTCCACAGAAAAGCTCCCAAGATAAGCCTTAGCTCCACATATGTCAGATTCTTTCCGATACAGCCCCTCGGCCCCGTAGAAAACGGCCGAGCAGCGTTCTTAACGTCAGTTCCGAATTCTACTTTGGACTCAGGCGTATCAAGGAAGCGCTCGGGGATGAAGGAATCCGGCTGGACGAAATTGGAGGGTGAATGCGAGGCGCCCCAGGAACTGACGCACACACTTGTGTACTCCGGTACAGCATGACCATCGATCAAAGAGCCGCCCTTCGGAACGGTACGCAAGAGGCCGACGGGTACCGGGGGGAAGACGCGAAGGCCTTCTTCGATGCAAGCGTTCATATAAGGTAGATTTCCTAAAACATCCATGTTGATGTCCGCTTCTGTTTTGCACGCACTTCGCAGTTCATCCTTTAGCTTCCTGAATCTCTCAGAATCCCGGAGAAGATAGTTTGTTAGGCCGCAGAGCTGTGTAGCTGTCGTCTCGCTGCCTGCTACGATGAATAAGGCGGCATTCATGATTACTTCGTCGTCCGAGACTTCGTTCTTCTTCTCGCGTTGCCGGAGGATGTACCAGATAAAGTCTCTATGCTCGGTCTTCATGGCTAGGCGTTTTACCGTTTTCTCAGTTGAGTTTCGCAGGTGGCGGAAGCGGCGTTCGCGCACGACTGTGGGTATGCACCACATGAGGAACTTCTGAGTCAGGGAGCCTGGTTTGGCGAAGCGGCGGGTGGCTTGTTCGATGGCGCCGGATTTGATGGCTTTGTAGATTAGAACAACCCAGTTTGCTGATTCAGAACCTTCGCCTGGGGTGGAACGTCAGTGTTTGGGTTGTACCCCCATGATCGCATGCACTTACCCTCTCTCAAACAACCAAAAGGCTCACCAAAGCTCAAATCCCCGATGATATCAAAAGTGCAAAAGTTGAACCACGACACCATATTCGCCGGTTCCCCCCTCTGCGCCTTCTCCCTCAATCTCTTTACAAACAAATCTACGTAATCCCTCAAAATAGGCTCCTGCTCCAACAACGCCTGCTTGCTAAACGCATGAGCAAGCGCCCTCCTCTGTCTCGCATGATGAATATCCGGCGCCATGGTTAAATTCGTAGCCCCGGGTATTGCTTCTACTGCCCCAACGTGAATTGGATCCTTATCCATGTTGGCTAAACCAACCCGGTGGCCG encodes:
- a CDS encoding AdhP, Zn-dependent alcohol dehydrogenase, encoding MPYPETTDAFAVTDIKNWSTFKRQELPLKKFEEYDVDIAIDACGVCASDVHTITGGWGDSIPLPLCVGHEVIGKVVKVGDKVTRVKVGDRAGIGAQIGADLTCEQCKNDNENYCPNQVDTYGAKHSCGTVAQGGYSSHIRGHEYFVFKIPDNLDTALAAPMLCAGLTTYSPLKRLGAGPGKKVGIIGLGGLGHFGVLWSVAMGADTYVISHSPNKKEDALKMGAKDFIVTKEKGWAEPWKFQFDFVINTADATDKFDLAEYFSILKVNGTFHMVGFPDNPLPAMPAQIFAPNGCSMGASHIGNRPEMEEMFELASKQNIKSWVQEIQLGEEGCKEAVERVYKNDNVKYRLTLTGYDKVFGKRA
- a CDS encoding NUDIX domain containing protein, with the translated sequence MPQEPKIVKVEDLPATEAKWIEFQKISWQDQTGKDRVWEAAARKTRGKAGVDAVAISTIIRHPSRPASTIVILQYRPPVNAVCVELPAGLVDEKESPSEASLRELHEETGYKGKLAFISPTIVSDPGMSTANMQLAMVEVNLKEGDKEPEQALDDGEFIEKVVVPIDELYERLIKYDQEGKSVDARLWHWAAGWHAAKTML
- a CDS encoding CypX, Cytochrome P450, with amino-acid sequence MGLVDAERLHQAAIWAPVAFIAYIILTAIYNLTLHPLAKFPGPLLWRISPIPSIISLLRGRIAFDYKVHHDKYGPVVRVMPNELSFNTARAWEDIYGHRVGLANMDKDPIHVGAVEAIPGATNLTMAPDIHHARQRRALAHAFSKQALLEQEPILRDYVDLFVKRLREKAQRGEPANMVSWFNFCTFDIIGDLSFGEPFGCLREGEGSESANWVVLIYKAIKSGAIEQATRRFAKPGSLTQKFLMWCIPTVVRERRFRHLRNSTEKTVKRLAMKTEHRDFIWYILRQREKKNEVSDDEVIMNAALFIVAGSETTATQLCGLTNYLLRDSERFRKLKDELRSACKTEADINMDVLGNLPYMNACIEEGLRVFPPVPVGLLRTVPKGGSLIDGHAVPEYTSVCVSSWGASHSPSNFVQPDSFIPERFLDTPESKVEFGTDVKNAARPFSTGPRGCIGKNLTYVELRLILGAFLWNFDVEFTEEGGKLWDPRNDFEGLKAFNTWEKSPLLVKLTDIRTKG